The nucleotide sequence TTGACTATATAAAAACCCTTCGTACCAATACGAACTGACGTCTGACTCTGACACTGAATGACGTAAGCAGTCGAGGTTGTTATCGTTTTCGAAGCATCCACCTGACCTGATCCGCCTATCTATCTTCAACAGAGAATTTTCCAGGAATTATTAGCAAAAATTATCCAAGTTCCGCTCTTTTTCTCTTCACCGCCAGATTGAAGCAACTGGTCTCCAGCAACAGCGGTAAGGAAGGGGAAAACTAGCAAGGATAGGATGGTACTGCGCTAATCGACTTGTGTGCTCATAAAGTAAACACGTGTTTGCCTGGTCTCGATAAGTTTACATCACGTTCATTTTTTGTGAGACTTATTCTTTCATGTGTCTCGAAGGTTTAACGCGTCTTTATCTAGAATGTTGTTTAATTTCTTCTATGTAAGCTACGTCGTGTGATAACGATTAAAATTGTATGatttgtattttcatattttttatacatacatactcgtataatttcATGGGTAAAACGAATCCAAGGTAAGATGCGTTTTGATTTGAATACTTAAGTATTACCTATTCATAAAATAATTGACCATTATTTGCATTGAAAGCCCCGCTGAAGAAAGGacgttgatgaaaatgaaaaatgttgattttgagcaGAAACGATTCGATCTGATTCATAATTATGTACCAAGAGAGGTGCgaatgaacagaaaattttgaaaatgctgactgaatttttttaatgacaaaaCGTTGCCAGATTGACTgcatgaaaaaatcgaagaattttgagcctcgaAATTGAGTCgtgatttgtgaaattttcgaaaaagtgtaaTGTAACATATTATCAGAATAGGTTAAAATTTGGTGAGAAAATccaataggtagatacctattatcatgaaaatgtttttttgaaaagttttgaagatATTCGAGCTCAGAAATGGGtccagatttttgattttatgctgAAATTATGAACGATTTTGGAACGAGATATTTGATGGGTGACGTCGTACCAAGGTCTGTAAAATCGGGTTctgcaatttctgaaaaaaaaaaacggcgtTGGTTGCTGTGGAAATGCCTGTTCTCCAGCGAGACTTTCAATTATcagttacttacctataccaaTTAATGATATTCAATACAATAAATTATTAGCTTGATTAGTCGGgtagcccgcttaaggatctattgcaatccccccccccacccgtcgaacctccgagacaacttttttcttaaagagggagtcctaaggaacattacTAGCccttgtacttgaaaaaaagttgccctactTACAAATGGCGGCgggggccattttgattgacagatcacctgtcaaaatttcaagtgctaaagtgcgtttttcgatttttggtgaatttttgaaaatcaaatttaggccaaaaatgaggggaaaaatcaaaatttcaccaaattgacctagaaagctgaaatttgggatataccctatttgcGACACgctgaattgattgaaaactgtttcaaaccgctttgagcagttctggagcttccagcaggcttttggaacttgaaattcccacaaaatttcatcaaatggagttagatagccaaaatttactcatcaaactgatttcaatacgctacgaagtcaactgcaggagaatttcaaatcgttttgaagcctccagcgattttttgaaaattactggaggctccagcagatttttgaaacttgaaatttccccaaaatttcatcaaacggagatggaaagattcattctgcaaactaatttcaatacgctacgaagtcgactgctggtggatttcaagtcgttttggagcctccagcgactttttgaaaggtcgtaggGCGTTTTtgggagaattgaaatttccaaaaagtagctagaagcttcaGAACCATTTGTAACCATGTAGttgacttcatatcgtattgtaattagtttgcgaagtttcagcttgctaactccatttggtaaaatgttgcgagtatttcaagtttcaaaaatctactggctccagtaattttcaaaaagtcgttggaggctcgaaaatgacttgaacccacttgaagtcgtcttcagagggtgttaaaattggagtcaggacaacttttttcttaaagagggagtcctaaggaacatttctagcccttgtacttgaaaaaaagtggcgaaatcgcagattttgcgttccaacatgggacttgcgcaaaatttttcaaaccgtacaagagtagatcgaaagatcaggcaaaaatttatcacctgtcaaaatttcaagtggtaaagtacctttcTCGAgttctggagaatttttaaaaacgaattttaccaaattggccaagaaagttgaaatttgggatataccctattttcgacatgccaaatcgattgtaaactgtttcaaatcattttgaatagttctggagcctccagcagattatttaaactcgaaatttccacaaaatttcatcaaaatggatttggaaagctgaaatttattctgccaaccaatttcaatgcgctacgaagtactgcaggtaaatttcaagtcgttttggggcctccagcgactttttgaaagttcctggagcctccagtagatttttgagatttgaaattcccgcaacattttaccattGGAGTTGaccagctgaaatttacttcgaaaactaatttcgatacgatatgaagtcgaccaCATGGTGGTATTAGGTTTACAAATAGGTCATTCCACTTTCCTGCCGACAGagcttccgaagggatgaccaatggcacaaatcgcagccctctagcccatttttaaaggcagccagggggtgtcaaagatGTCAGTAAACTTGAAATAAgctatcatccatttcagcagtgaattactcgataactgcgatacctaccaaaatggaacattttcccatagttagaggttttgagatgagatgagaggttttgaaaggctttttggtgatatcataaaaatcagtgttgccactttctttcgtacaaaaaattagcttaaaaagtttcaaaacgtagttttcatatcgttccaactctcaaaaaatctaaaaaaaatatattatggaaaaCTTATTATGCTAaacaacaaattcaaaaattggaatggtaacatgttgcaaagttgattttaaaaaattttaagtttgcaaaaaaatgcgattttttgattttaaacatgaaaaaaagttttgataggtgaagttgacccattcgaACTCTATTTCAATGTATctattgaaaaagttcaaaaaaacgcctttcactcgatgaaatgaactcctcacaaaaaaatcaaaattcgaaaattattcaaaaaatgaacgaattttcatttttttgttgcgagtgtaatttttatcaactttttcatgaaatacgtcagaaagaggtcaaaataagtcaaccgaataaatttaatcttttttttgatgtttggaaatgaaaattgaattttttcgattttgattttttttgtgatgagttcattttattgagtgaaagggggttttcaactttttcaacagatacgtaaaaatagcgGTCAAATGGGTCAGTTTCActaatcaaaacattttttcacgttttaaatcaaaaaatcgcattttttcgctaactttcaattttttaaaatcgactttgcaacatggtgccgtctcaattttttaatttgtaaaatcAGAATTTCGGTACTTTTGACCAGGGTGCGCCAAAAATAGCATGCGACTGCTCGAGGGTTAAAACCTCTAAccatgggaaaatgttccattttggtaggtatcgcggttatcgagtaatccactgctgaattagatgatattttaggttcactgaaaagtttgacaccccctggctgcctttggaaatgggctagagggctgcgatttgcgccattgttCATCCCTTCAAAACctcttttcacaggaaaaatttcaaaaaaatcgtcgaacccTCCTACCTCTTCTTGGTCCAATTAACGTGGAGTGACCCAAATGGTTTTgatgcttccagctactttttggaaatttcaattcttcaaaaaacgcCCTACGACCtttcaaatagtcgctggaggttccaaaacgacttgaagtccaccagcagtcgacttcgtagcgtattgaaattactttgcagaatgaatttcgactttctatctctatttgatgaaattttgggaaaatttcaagtttcaaaaatctactggaggcttcagtaattttcaaaaaatcgctgggggctctaaaacgacttgatatccgcctgcagttgacttcgtggcgtattgaaattggtttgcagagtaaattatGGCtatccatttccatttgatgacattttgtgggaattgcaagtttcaaaaatctgctggaggctccagaactgctcaaaatggtttgaaatagtttcctgtcgatttggcatgtcgaaaataggctacatcccaaatttcagctttcttggtcaatttagtaaaattttgattttttcgcctcatttttggcctaaatttgattttcaaaaattcaccaaaaatcgaaaaacgcactttttcacttgaaattttgacaggtgatgaatttttgtctgatctttcgatctaccccaagtacggtttgaaaaatttcgtgcaagtcctatgttggaacgcaaaatctgcgatttatttggtaaaatgttgtgggaatttgaaatttcaaaaaaatctactggaggctccagtaattttcaaaaagtcgctggaggctccaaaatgatttgaacccacttgaagtcgtcttcagaggatgttaaaattggactgtagagtaaatttcagctttccatcgccatttagTCTCAAAagtctactggaagctccagtaattttcaaaaagtagctggaggctccaaaacgacataaaatctacctgcagtcgacttcgtagagtattgaaattagttcgcagaatgaatttcggttttccatctccattttgcagaaattttggaaaatttcgagtttcaaaaatctgctggaggctccagtaattatcaaaaagtcgcttgaggctccaaaacgacttgaaagcCACCTACAggcgacttcgtagcgtattgaaattagtttgtagaatgtatttcggctttccaactacatttgattgaatgctggaggctccagaactgctcaaaacggtttgaaacagtttcctgtcgatttggcatgtcgaaaataggctacatcccaaatttcagctttcttggtcaatttagtaaaattttgattttttcgcctcctttttggccgaaatttgattttcaaaaattcgccaaaaatcgaaaaacgcactttagcacttgaaattttgacaagtgatgaatttttgcctgatcgttcgatctacgtttgtacggtttgaaaaattttttgcaagtcCTGTGCTGGAAcataaaatctgcgatttcgggtAACCTGggaatcaaaatggctgccattttgtaattaaggccactttttttttatttacgagggctagaaatgttccttagttctccacctttaagaaaaaagttgtcccggaggatcgacggggggggggttcaatagatccttaagctgGCTCCCCGACTAAATGCGAATCAATCTACGTCTTACTAATTACGAATTTTCATCTAACTTATCTTGCTAGATGACAACGATCACGGAAATCACATGCGAAAAATGCCTACGTCCATTGATACCTTCAGGTCCAGCGAGTCAGCCGCAAGGAATCTCAACGTATGGTTTTTTTATCAGCAAATGCAAGCATTTCTACCGTAAAAGCTGCATCAGTGAACTGTACAATACCCCGACGTCGGCCAATTCGAAAGAACCGCATAGCTTCATCTGTCAAAGTCAGAATTGTGCCACTCTGgtaaaatataatgaaatttttaccatagctCCTTCATTACAAACCAGAACAATTCATTCTGCAGGCTCAACAATGCCTGATGAGAATTTAAAACCAACTACGGAAATCGTATGCGAAAAATGTCTACACCCACTGATATCTCCAGGTCCAGCGAATCAGACACCACAAATCACATCGTACGTGTTTTCTATTACAAATTGTAAGCATTTCTACCATCAGAGCTGCATCAGAGACCTGTATAATACCCCGATGACGTCGCCCAATTCGGAAGAACCGTTCATCTTCATATGTCAAAATCAGAAGTGTGCCGCTCCGGTAAAGCATGATCAGATTTTCACCATAGTTCCTACCTtacaaagtagaaaaattgattctgTGACGAACGATGAGTCATCTGAACCACAAGCACCAAGTTACGCCAATGCTGCGACTCGAACCTCAAAACGTACTGCCGAACAACCAATGAAAACCATAACACAACACCTGTCTATAACGTTAACTGCAGTCAACCAGACGCCCAAAACTACCAGCAGCCAAataccaaaaccaaaattaacGACAAACCAGAATACGAGTAATAAGGCACCTTCTCAAACAACTACGTGTACACAACCGtttgaaatttcgataattCCAGCTAAAAGAAAATCAGATGCAAAACTACGAAAATCGAAGCGTAAAAATCGCTCTTCTATTGCTCGTTTTAATTCTCCTGGACCTATAGAGCAAACCAAACAGCGTCACATACGATTCcaaaaacgatttaaaatggATCCCGAGATACTCGAACCGTTCTACCCTCTGAATACTTATCCCTTTAAGTATACTGCGGCTGGAATTCAGTCCTGGGATGGAGTTGCAAAAATCGCCATCCTTGCGAAGGACGTACTCATGATCGGAGATGGCCTTATATACGGTATGGTACAGTTGATCTCGACAGCGATACCTTTCGAATTCGATTTGCATCCAGCATTATACAAAAGAGATTTGGACATTTTAGATTTAGTTGTCACATTGGACTTTTTATTTCCAAAACTGCCTCCTAGAATCATGCTTTCCATCGGAAATTGGGATGTCTACGATTCCATTCGAAGTCAAGCATTTCatgataatttccaaaaactcctTCAAAGTTTTGAATCTCGTCGAGTCGAGGAATTATATTTGATCCCTCCAATAAGGTACACTACTCGAGATTCGTTAGTTGCATTTGCGTATGTTGTTTCTCTGTTCCAAGCTGATAGTGGAAATACTTTCGGCGGTAAAACTATGGTCTTGGATCCGCCTCCTTCATTCAAATATCCCATTGTGGACAAAGATGGACCGATGTTCGAACTAGAACTATTTGAACCCTTCGTACGATACATACGTGAGAGATTTATTCCTCCAGCTCGTGAAAATGAGACAAACGATGAAGTAAAATGTACTTACGAGGATGATAAGTTGAGTGTATCTTAGTGTTAAGCATGATTAGTAGAAGTGTcgattttatgtaggtacactGGTACAGGTACCTTATATTTTGTTTAATGTTGTTACAtcttattttatgtatttttactttatacgtacctacaaaAATTATTAGAGTGAGCTatttgttattaaaaaaaatccaaaaaattcttctttttaaaaaaattgcaaaaatgttgtcgatttttataaaaaaatttcaagtctaggtatttttttttttttttttttagaaattgtccAATAAAAGCCCTTTTGTTTGTTAAAGTTGTCAAATCTCGATTTGTTTTACTACTTATATTGGTATTTTTACCAGAAATAGGTAACAAAAGTTTTCACattgttgccaaaaataaaaacgtttaTCAAGTATAAGTACCTTTCTAATTACGTAATATTGGGTatatgttttttgtgatttttttctacaataaaatgttttgcttacgTGTCGTTACTCTTATGGTAgctttttcattactttttagAGTTCGTTTGGTTACTAAAGtaacttggttttttttttaaaatcgtccCCGAGctttgaaatctaaaatttttaattttgcaacaaatcgaaattgaaaatggccaaaaaaaaggctagaaaatgtagaaaaagttatgatattcatttttttttgaaacagaactaattgaatttgaaagttttgcgtattttctaattttgaaacaaattttaacaattttatttaattatgaaaaaacttcatttttcatttttttcaaacaatcgaACTCGAAGTTTTGCGCGTGTTTCTACGAGTAATTAAAACGATTTATTCTGattgaaaatgtacctacgtttacgttttaaaaaaaatatgaaatgagtGCCATATCTGACTAAGTACttgataaaaacaaattttgatcattgttATTTATTATTGTCATTCAACATTCACGACAGCGACAtggataatgaaaaaaatatcaaatttaaagATCACCAAGACCCAGACAATTCAGAAAAGTTGGCaaatgtacgatttttttttttttaaataccttaaGTCAATTATTGAACTTGAAATAGGTGTGTGAAGGTTgctatttataaaaaattattttcttacctATTCTTATTActtatgttgatttttttatcaaaatcaaatttaagtattttcaaaattgctaaattttcttttcgattattatacctattcaatatgtgacaacattttcaacaaatgagTTAGTTACGAAACACCAAGTTTAATACCTACCAAGTAATACTTTTACGTTATTTGACAGGCGGGGAAAATCAGAGAAATATCGAACCTGCAAATCAAAAAccaggaaatttaaaaaaaattaaaactcagTCTTCAAACTATGAGTTAGGTAGATAATTATTATAAcactacataggtacttactaggttatttttttcattttattaaaaattatggctgaaatttaaaaaatttgaacatgttCAACTATACAGTcaggcatatgacaataggagtaattgcacccccctgccgatcctccgggacaacttttttcttaaagcggaaatcctaaggaacattttaaagcaaacttgcccaaaaaacgTTGgcattacaaaatggcggccattttgattgataggtcagccgaaatcgcagattttacgttccagcataggacttgcacgaaatttttcaaatcttacaaacgtagatcgaaagatcatgcaaaaattaatcacctgtcaaaatttcaagtgctaaagtgcgtttttcgatttttggtgaatttttgaaa is from Planococcus citri chromosome 1, ihPlaCitr1.1, whole genome shotgun sequence and encodes:
- the LOC135846596 gene encoding uncharacterized protein LOC135846596 produces the protein MTTITEITCEKCLRPLIPSGPASQPQGISTYGFFISKCKHFYRKSCISELYNTPTSANSKEPHSFICQSQNCATLVKYNEIFTIAPSLQTRTIHSAGSTMPDENLKPTTEIVCEKCLHPLISPGPANQTPQITSYVFSITNCKHFYHQSCIRDLYNTPMTSPNSEEPFIFICQNQKCAAPVKHDQIFTIVPTLQSRKIDSVTNDESSEPQAPSYANAATRTSKRTAEQPMKTITQHLSITLTAVNQTPKTTSSQIPKPKLTTNQNTSNKAPSQTTTCTQPFEISIIPAKRKSDAKLRKSKRKNRSSIARFNSPGPIEQTKQRHIRFQKRFKMDPEILEPFYPLNTYPFKYTAAGIQSWDGVAKIAILAKDVLMIGDGLIYGMVQLISTAIPFEFDLHPALYKRDLDILDLVVTLDFLFPKLPPRIMLSIGNWDVYDSIRSQAFHDNFQKLLQSFESRRVEELYLIPPIRYTTRDSLVAFAYVVSLFQADSGNTFGGKTMVLDPPPSFKYPIVDKDGPMFELELFEPFVRYIRERFIPPARENETNDEVKCTYEDDKLSVS